The Zootoca vivipara chromosome 16, rZooViv1.1, whole genome shotgun sequence genome has a segment encoding these proteins:
- the CCDC159 gene encoding coiled-coil domain-containing protein 159, whose amino-acid sequence MDSREEVVLSATEPLLTSVSHDDKCRDLSPNWCLSRAGSTLPMHAQTQLEIATMKPTLMIPESQMMIKNEVDLIKAQLHAQTKAFQALSHSITLLEQESNHQQGRIKELEEEVQFVARSPPGEMFDSLIQRRIQDVWKVMTREVQGLHGSMIEKESSMENLSQEVLESKKFLWEELEAVQGELRRIHQKLKDQEVDITRNLVSIKKMQANQLKCTKFLGQLKGRTAGDALEAADNKPVTEELNNIWSAVNTLRNSFTNSIWSDKRGSQRMKGRGSRHHRKSSSPEAFLSDSALYQARSSPEYSS is encoded by the exons ATGGACTCGAGAGAGGAGGTGGTGTTGTCCGCGACG GAGCCATTGTTGACGTCAGTTTCCCACGATGATAAGTGCCGAGACCTCTCTCCTAACTGGTGCCTGTCTCGGGCAGGCAGCACATTGCCAATG CATGCCCAGACCCAGCTTGAGATAGCTACTATGAAGCCAACTT TGATGATCCCAGAATCCCAGATGATGATAAAAAACGAAGTGGATCTTATCAAAGCTCAGCTGCATGCTCAAACCAAG GCTTTCCAGGCATTGAGCCACTCAATCACCTTGTTGGAGCAAGAGAGCAACCATCAACAAGGCCGGATCAAGGAGCTGGAAG AGGAGGTGCAGTTTGTTGCCCGTTCACCTCCTGGGGAGATGTTTGATAGCCTCATCCAGAGAAGGATCCAGGATGTATGGAAAGTCATGACCAGAGAGGTACAAGGACTCCATGGATCCATGATCGAGAAGGAAAGCTCCATGGAGAACCTGTCGCAAGAGGTCCTCGAGAG CAAGAAGTTCCTTTGGGAGGAGCTGGAAGCTGTCCAGGGTGAACTGCGGCGCATTCATCAGAAACTGA AGGACCAGGAGGTTGATATCACCAGGAACCTGGTCAGCATTAAGAAAATGCAGGCGAATCAGCTGAAGTGCACCAAG TTCCTGGGCCAGCTGAAGGGCAGAACAGCAGGCGATGCCTTAGAAGCTGCAGATAATAAGCCTGTGACTGAAGAGCTGAACAATATCTG GTCAGCGGTCAACACGCTGCGCAACTCCTtcaccaacagcatctggagtgaCAAGAGGGGCTCTCAGAGGATGAAAG GTCGGGGCAGCCGACATCACCGGAAATCTAGCTCGCCTGAGGCCTTTTTATCGGACTCAGCCCTGTATCAGGCCCGCAGTAGCCCAGAGTACAGCTCGTAG